The sequence below is a genomic window from Escherichia marmotae.
TCCAGTTGCGGCACAACACTCATAATTTGCGCCATTACCGAAGCATCACTTTCACCGTAGCGCGGATAGGGAGTACATTCCCCTACGCCTTTAACACCATCCTCTTCCAGTTCAACCACCACCACACGCGCTTCACTACGGCTACCTCGCGCAATCACAAACGGGGAATGTAACGGCCAGGCCTCCTCAAATACCTTTACGGTTCTCATCTTTACTCCTTGTTGCCGCGGTGGTTTGCGGATTAAGCGCAAATAGCGTTTGCTGTGTTATTGACAGTTAGCATAAACTAGATGTGACGTTAACTATATGTAAACAGGAAAGATAATCATGTCACAAATCGTTCATTTCCAGGGCAACCCGGTTACAGTCGCCAATTCCATCCCGCAAGTGGGTAGCAAAGCGCAGACTTTTACTCTCGTGGCAAAAGATCTGTCTGACGTCACCCTCGGTCAGTTTGCGGGTAAACGCAAAGTGCTGAACATTTTCCCGAGTATTGATACCGGTGTTTGCGCCGCATCAGTACGTAAGTTTAACCAACTGGCGACAGAAATCGATAACACCGTTGTACTGTGTATTTCTGCCGATCTGCCATTCGCCCAGTCTCGTTTCTGCGGTGCGGAAGGTCTGAACAATGTAATCACCCTTTCCACTTTCCGTAATAGCGAATTCCTGAAAGCTTACGGTGTTGAGATCGCTGAAGGCCCCTTGAAAGGTCTGGCAGCGCGCGCAGTTGTCGTAATTGATGAAAATGACAATGTGATTTTCAGCCAACTGGTGAATGAAATCACCACCGAGCCGGATTACGACGCAGCTCTGGCTGTACTGAAAGCGTAAGTTATTATGCCTGATGGTATTGCGCCATCAGGCATTTTACGTGTTTACTCTTCGCTCTTCTTCTGACTCAGGCCGTATTCACGCAATTTGTTGGCAATCGCGGTATGGGAAACACCCAGACGTTTTGCCAGTTTGCGCGTGCTGGGGTAATTGCGATAAAGCTGGGTTAATACCGATCGTTCAAATCGGCTGGTGATCTCATCCAGCGAACCTTCCATCGCATCTTCCCCCACAGGGACGGTAGCAGCGTCATAATCTGGCAGCAAAATATCTTGTGGGCGCAGTTCGTAGCCATCCAGTTGCGTTAGTGCACGGTAAATCGCATTTTTCAATTGCCTCACGTTACCCGGCCAACCATAACGTGTCAGCACGGTATTCAGATCGGCAGCCAATTTCGGACGCGGCACTCCCTGCTCGTCGGCAAAGCGCGCGACGAACAATTCGGTTAACGGCATGATATCCTGCGGGCAGTCACGCAACGGCGGCAGATTCAGCGTCAACACGTTCAGGCGATAATAGAGATCTTCCCGAAATACGCCTTTTTGCACCAGCTCAACCAAATTCTTCTGCGTCGCGCAAATCACCCGCACATCAACATGCACTTCATGATCTTCGCCAACCCGACGGAAGGTGCCATCATTGAGGAAACGCAGCAGTTTAGCCTGCATCCGTGGCGACATCTCACCAATCTCATCCAGCAGCACCGAACCGCCGTTCGCTTGCTCAAAGAACCCTTTCTTCCCTTCCGGGGCATGCCCAAACAGTTCGCTCTCAACGGCATCTTCCGGAATAGATGCACAGTTCAGCGCCAGATAAGGTTTACCGGCACGAGGGCTGGCTTGATGACAGGCATAAGCAAAGAGATCTTTGCCTGTACCCGTGTCACCCGTGATCAGTAGCGGCGCGCTTAACATCGCCAGTTTTTGCGCCTGCTCGACAACGTGTTTCATTTTCGAGCTAACGGCGACAATCTGGCTAAAGGCGCTGACGTCCTGCGCAGCCACATTTTGCAACTGACGCCCCATACGAATCGTCGAACGCAGCATCACCACAGCACCAGTCAAAACGTGCTGGTCATTTTCATCCTGAAGATAGACCGGCGTTATCTCCATCAAGAAATTCTGCCCGTTGATCACCACATGTTCGTTATGCGAATCCTGCGGGTCACTCTCCAGCCAACGTAAAAAATTAAATCCGTTAATCAATTGCGCAGCGGTATGATTGCGTAAACGCTCAAGTTTCTGACCAAATAGCTGACAACTCGCGGGATTCGCCATGTCCACTTTGCTTTTCATATCGACAGAAAGCACGGGTTCAGGCAATGCCTCAAGCAATGCGCTCAGCGCCAGATGTTCACGCTCGGAAGGCATCCACGACACCGTGCGTACATCGGTAACACCTGCTATACGGCGAATTTCCGCCATCAGGCTGCTGAAACTGTCAAAATCCAGCTCGGCAAAATTAAGGTAAATCCGCCCGATTGGGTCAATCTCAATACCGCGTAAATCGATGCCTCTTAGTACTAGTAGATCG
It includes:
- the tpx gene encoding thiol peroxidase, with amino-acid sequence MSQIVHFQGNPVTVANSIPQVGSKAQTFTLVAKDLSDVTLGQFAGKRKVLNIFPSIDTGVCAASVRKFNQLATEIDNTVVLCISADLPFAQSRFCGAEGLNNVITLSTFRNSEFLKAYGVEIAEGPLKGLAARAVVVIDENDNVIFSQLVNEITTEPDYDAALAVLKA
- the tyrR gene encoding transcriptional regulator TyrR, giving the protein MRLEVFCEDRLGLTRELLDLLVLRGIDLRGIEIDPIGRIYLNFAELDFDSFSSLMAEIRRIAGVTDVRTVSWMPSEREHLALSALLEALPEPVLSVDMKSKVDMANPASCQLFGQKLERLRNHTAAQLINGFNFLRWLESDPQDSHNEHVVINGQNFLMEITPVYLQDENDQHVLTGAVVMLRSTIRMGRQLQNVAAQDVSAFSQIVAVSSKMKHVVEQAQKLAMLSAPLLITGDTGTGKDLFAYACHQASPRAGKPYLALNCASIPEDAVESELFGHAPEGKKGFFEQANGGSVLLDEIGEMSPRMQAKLLRFLNDGTFRRVGEDHEVHVDVRVICATQKNLVELVQKGVFREDLYYRLNVLTLNLPPLRDCPQDIMPLTELFVARFADEQGVPRPKLAADLNTVLTRYGWPGNVRQLKNAIYRALTQLDGYELRPQDILLPDYDAATVPVGEDAMEGSLDEITSRFERSVLTQLYRNYPSTRKLAKRLGVSHTAIANKLREYGLSQKKSEE